From Alteromonas sp. RKMC-009, one genomic window encodes:
- the ispF gene encoding 2-C-methyl-D-erythritol 2,4-cyclodiphosphate synthase, protein MRIGHGYDVHKFGGEGPIVIGGVSIDYEQGLLAHSDGDVLIHALCDALLGAAAMGDIGKHFPDTDDEWSGVDSRFLLRHVVGLLKERGYVLSNADMTIIAQAPKMAPHVQTMREVLASDCGCAVDDINVKATTTEKLGFTGRKEGIAAHAVVLIRAK, encoded by the coding sequence ATGCGTATTGGTCATGGTTACGACGTTCATAAATTTGGTGGTGAAGGCCCCATTGTTATCGGCGGCGTCAGCATAGATTACGAGCAGGGCTTACTGGCCCATTCTGACGGCGATGTATTAATTCATGCATTGTGTGACGCACTTTTGGGTGCTGCAGCGATGGGAGATATTGGTAAACACTTCCCGGACACTGATGACGAGTGGTCTGGTGTGGACAGCCGCTTTCTGCTCCGGCACGTAGTCGGGTTACTGAAAGAAAGAGGATATGTGCTGAGCAATGCCGATATGACCATTATTGCGCAGGCTCCCAAAATGGCCCCTCATGTACAAACAATGCGGGAAGTTCTCGCCAGTGACTGCGGATGCGCTGTTGACGATATCAACGTAAAAGCCACGACAACAGAAAAACTGGGCTTCACCGGCCGCAAAGAAGGCATTGCAGCCCACGCTGTTGTGCTGATCAGAGCTAAATAA
- the ispD gene encoding 2-C-methyl-D-erythritol 4-phosphate cytidylyltransferase — translation MSHPSVVAVVPAAGVGSRMQADRPKQYLRIGEKTILEHTLSALHAHPKISHIVVAVSAGDPFFPELPVASAPWLTVVDGGAERADSVFAALSQLNDNDWALVHDAARPCVSLTDIDTLLQVRERDDVAGGILATPVKDTMKREMASKNNIISHTECREQLWHALTPQLFRAGELRQALIQAQEKNIPVTDEASAMEAAGHKVALIDSNPANIKITRPADMPLAAFYLQQTQTL, via the coding sequence ATGTCTCATCCTTCTGTAGTTGCTGTGGTACCGGCAGCAGGTGTCGGCAGCCGCATGCAAGCTGACAGACCAAAGCAATATCTCAGGATCGGCGAAAAAACCATTCTTGAGCATACGCTTTCCGCGTTGCACGCCCATCCGAAAATTTCTCATATTGTAGTAGCGGTCAGTGCCGGCGATCCTTTCTTTCCGGAGTTACCGGTGGCTAGTGCCCCCTGGCTGACTGTGGTTGATGGTGGTGCAGAACGGGCAGATTCGGTATTCGCTGCCCTCTCACAACTGAACGACAATGACTGGGCCCTGGTTCACGATGCGGCGCGGCCCTGCGTGTCACTGACTGATATCGACACACTGTTGCAGGTCAGAGAGCGGGATGACGTGGCAGGCGGCATTCTGGCAACGCCGGTAAAAGACACCATGAAGCGGGAAATGGCGAGTAAAAATAATATTATTTCCCACACTGAATGCAGAGAACAACTATGGCATGCGCTGACACCACAACTGTTTCGTGCCGGCGAACTCAGGCAGGCATTAATACAGGCACAGGAAAAAAATATTCCCGTTACCGATGAAGCCTCAGCCATGGAAGCAGCCGGTCATAAGGTAGCCCTGATTGACAGTAATCCGGCAAATATCAAAATTACACGCCCTGCCGATATGCCGCTGGCAGCATTTTATCTGCAACAAACCCAAACTTTATAA
- the ftsB gene encoding cell division protein FtsB: protein MWQDKWVTVVLIVLLGLLQYRLWFGKNSLPDYLALKQEVQQQSLQNDNLAQRNNLLKADISDLKIGLESIEERARNELGLIKQGETFYRILPADNE from the coding sequence GTGTGGCAGGATAAGTGGGTTACCGTTGTACTGATAGTGTTGCTGGGATTACTCCAGTACCGCTTGTGGTTCGGTAAAAATTCACTGCCAGACTACCTTGCGCTTAAACAGGAAGTTCAGCAACAGTCGTTACAGAACGACAATCTTGCCCAGCGAAACAATCTGCTTAAGGCTGATATCAGCGATTTAAAAATCGGCCTTGAGTCTATTGAAGAGCGGGCCAGAAACGAACTGGGCCTGATTAAGCAGGGCGAAACCTTCTACCGGATCCTTCCCGCGGATAACGAATAG
- a CDS encoding TIGR03545 family protein has product MSGLRVKKRYYPVLIIVLLVVAYWLFANTLIKSVLESQLSESYGAEVNIGSFDHSLYPTTFTLENVQLTDATTPARNQVVVGKAYGDVALMPLLSDQVIVNKLSVLDVQFNQPRSTPGAVYRQPTQSLTFDEMKQKAKDAVPTVDELLARSPLKTTAAVEQAQQAYSTYSEDLKANYKALPDKSRIAFYKSEIEALKNTDYKDPQTLLSAKEKLESLKAEITSDRTRIREFTDKAGDARTALSNSLKALKNAPQQDYQFIKNVIAGDDAAMQQVTQMVFGDKAAEYTQYLMSAVEIVLPLIQGDTQPAEEAPADLPYILVKDAEVSVKWQDESIGSVWKNITNMHDVAGDATTFTISAAGALLKQFESSGQFRIDDGVVEAFQQWSLSGINLADIPMVKSEKLSAALQQALMSATGSMSVKDNQLSGGSDIDLAGLAMEAAGTNKLTTAIANALKQLSSLDLQMALSGTLSDPGFSIKSDLDNKLAQAALTELTASQQDKLDEAMNKLNSKISALQSDTQTELVSVESMLKAAQGDSSELEGLLKTQLNSVIDKQKDKLLDKLKSKFGQ; this is encoded by the coding sequence ATGTCAGGTTTGAGGGTAAAGAAGCGCTACTATCCCGTTTTAATTATCGTTCTGCTCGTGGTGGCGTACTGGCTGTTTGCCAATACCCTCATTAAGTCCGTACTGGAATCTCAGTTGTCTGAATCTTACGGTGCAGAGGTAAACATCGGCAGCTTTGATCACTCGCTGTACCCCACTACCTTTACCCTTGAAAATGTGCAACTGACGGATGCCACTACGCCGGCAAGGAATCAGGTTGTGGTAGGCAAAGCCTACGGCGATGTGGCATTGATGCCCTTGCTGTCAGATCAGGTCATTGTGAATAAACTGTCCGTGCTGGACGTGCAGTTCAATCAGCCCAGAAGTACGCCAGGTGCGGTATACCGCCAGCCAACTCAGAGTCTGACCTTTGATGAAATGAAACAAAAAGCCAAAGACGCGGTTCCTACGGTGGATGAATTGCTGGCCCGCTCGCCGCTGAAAACTACTGCGGCGGTGGAACAGGCGCAACAGGCTTACTCCACTTACTCTGAAGATTTAAAAGCGAATTACAAGGCTCTGCCGGACAAATCCAGAATCGCATTCTATAAATCAGAGATTGAGGCTCTGAAAAATACAGATTATAAAGATCCTCAAACCCTGCTTTCTGCAAAGGAAAAGCTTGAGTCTCTGAAAGCAGAAATTACCTCAGACCGGACCAGGATCCGGGAATTCACTGACAAAGCGGGTGATGCCAGAACCGCCCTGTCAAACAGCCTCAAAGCCTTGAAGAACGCCCCGCAGCAGGATTATCAGTTCATTAAAAATGTTATCGCCGGCGACGATGCCGCCATGCAGCAGGTTACGCAAATGGTGTTCGGCGACAAAGCCGCGGAATATACACAGTACCTCATGTCTGCCGTAGAAATTGTGTTGCCTCTGATACAGGGCGATACGCAACCTGCAGAAGAAGCCCCTGCTGATTTACCTTATATTCTGGTTAAAGACGCCGAAGTGTCAGTGAAATGGCAGGATGAAAGCATTGGCAGCGTGTGGAAGAACATCACCAACATGCACGATGTGGCCGGCGATGCGACTACCTTCACCATTTCTGCTGCCGGTGCCTTACTTAAACAGTTTGAATCGTCAGGGCAGTTCCGCATTGACGACGGCGTGGTTGAGGCATTCCAGCAATGGTCGCTATCGGGCATTAATCTGGCAGACATTCCCATGGTCAAAAGTGAGAAACTCTCTGCCGCTTTACAACAAGCCCTGATGAGTGCCACCGGAAGTATGTCTGTTAAAGATAACCAGCTCAGTGGCGGCAGCGATATCGATCTTGCCGGCCTGGCGATGGAAGCCGCCGGCACCAACAAACTCACTACCGCCATTGCCAATGCACTGAAACAGCTATCGTCGCTGGATTTGCAAATGGCATTATCCGGTACGCTCAGCGATCCGGGTTTCAGTATCAAGTCAGATCTCGATAATAAGCTGGCACAGGCTGCACTTACAGAGTTAACGGCATCTCAACAGGATAAGCTGGACGAAGCCATGAATAAACTCAACAGTAAGATCAGCGCCCTGCAGTCAGACACACAAACCGAACTGGTGAGTGTGGAGAGCATGCTGAAAGCGGCGCAGGGAGACAGCAGCGAACTGGAAGGGCTATTAAAAACACAGCTTAACAGCGTGATAGATAAGCAAAAGGATAAACTGCTGGACAAACTTAAAAGCAAGTTTGGTCAGTAG
- a CDS encoding methyl-accepting chemotaxis protein — translation MKLRNFSVVQRLAFLVLLVAGLLLVMTVVVLQQHYEAQKDKAYEETKHIVESAYSVLEHFSTLSENGDMTIAEAQMQAKGVIAAIRYDDGNYLWIQDDTPAMVMHPLKPALDGQDLTDFKDANGDKFFVTMARLVKSENEGFVPYVWPLPNSEKAVDKISYVKRFAPWQWTVGTGIYLTRLDAAFSHIRNVFIGLGVVCLILVILFAWLIGQSIITPLRATTERMKDISQGQGDLTRELPENGNDEIARLSRHYNAFVAKVRESLQSLHGAIEQVAQEGSRLADIRQSSESQAQTQSHNAIQVASAMEQMTVNIGDVSRHAAEADHSTESAGQSAKAGIQAVAQSVTDIQSLNQSIESVVNTVSQLAQQSDKIGSVLDVIRGISEQTNLLALNAAIEAARAGEQGRGFAVVADEVRTLASRTGQSTDEIQQMIQELQSGSSAAVNAVKTSQSAVDSTVANVKQADETLRTLLSIMSDIAAKNRHIAEATGQQSDAAQEVNLRINELSESARHTVSNVEEMTQTSIALAGHVEQARQAMRKFQY, via the coding sequence ATGAAGCTACGAAATTTCAGCGTTGTTCAACGGTTAGCCTTTCTTGTACTGCTGGTAGCAGGCCTGCTGCTTGTAATGACAGTGGTCGTGTTGCAGCAACACTATGAAGCGCAAAAAGACAAGGCTTATGAGGAGACGAAGCACATCGTTGAATCGGCTTACTCGGTGCTGGAACACTTTTCCACGTTGTCAGAAAACGGGGATATGACCATAGCTGAAGCACAAATGCAGGCCAAAGGTGTTATAGCAGCAATACGCTATGACGACGGTAACTATTTGTGGATCCAGGATGATACGCCGGCCATGGTCATGCATCCTCTGAAGCCCGCGCTTGACGGTCAGGATTTAACGGATTTCAAAGATGCTAACGGCGATAAGTTCTTCGTCACCATGGCACGGCTGGTGAAGTCTGAGAATGAAGGCTTTGTTCCCTACGTCTGGCCATTGCCCAATTCCGAAAAAGCCGTGGATAAAATATCCTACGTAAAACGTTTCGCCCCCTGGCAATGGACCGTTGGCACCGGCATTTACCTTACCCGTCTCGACGCAGCGTTTTCTCATATCCGCAATGTGTTTATCGGCCTGGGCGTGGTGTGTTTGATCCTGGTTATTCTGTTTGCCTGGTTAATTGGTCAGAGCATTATTACCCCGCTACGTGCGACGACTGAGCGGATGAAAGACATTTCCCAGGGTCAGGGGGACTTAACCCGTGAATTGCCCGAAAACGGAAACGATGAAATAGCCAGACTCAGCCGCCATTACAATGCGTTTGTGGCGAAAGTGAGGGAGTCATTGCAGTCTCTCCATGGTGCAATAGAACAGGTCGCACAGGAAGGTTCGCGGTTAGCTGATATCCGTCAGTCCAGCGAGAGTCAGGCACAAACGCAGAGTCACAATGCCATACAGGTTGCCTCTGCAATGGAACAAATGACTGTGAATATTGGCGATGTCAGTCGTCATGCCGCAGAAGCTGACCACTCTACGGAGTCGGCGGGTCAAAGTGCAAAAGCAGGGATTCAGGCTGTTGCGCAATCAGTAACAGACATTCAGTCGCTGAACCAGAGTATTGAATCCGTGGTGAATACAGTGAGCCAGCTTGCCCAGCAGAGTGACAAGATTGGCAGCGTGCTTGATGTTATCCGTGGTATTTCAGAACAAACAAATTTACTGGCACTTAACGCGGCTATTGAAGCAGCCCGTGCCGGTGAACAGGGTCGCGGGTTTGCTGTGGTGGCCGATGAAGTACGTACGCTCGCCAGCAGAACCGGTCAGAGTACTGATGAAATTCAGCAAATGATTCAGGAGTTACAAAGTGGCTCATCTGCCGCAGTGAACGCGGTTAAAACCAGTCAGTCTGCTGTAGACAGCACCGTTGCCAATGTCAAACAGGCAGATGAAACCTTACGTACTTTATTAAGTATTATGTCTGACATCGCCGCTAAGAACCGGCATATTGCGGAGGCTACCGGCCAGCAAAGTGACGCGGCACAGGAAGTAAACCTGCGAATAAATGAACTTTCTGAGTCCGCAAGGCATACTGTGTCTAACGTAGAAGAAATGACACAAACCAGTATCGCACTGGCAGGTCATGTTGAGCAGGCGCGTCAGGCTATGCGAAAATTCCAGTACTGA
- the putA gene encoding bifunctional proline dehydrogenase/L-glutamate gamma-semialdehyde dehydrogenase PutA: MLTNDNLNTLPSIRQRIRDHYRIDESTAIDQILPVAEVNPRARSRAWERARKMVLQIRREQESHGGVDALLNEYSLSTAEGVVLMCLAEALLRVPDKATQDELIRDKLSKGQWTPHLGNSDSMFVNASAWGLLLTGNMVNYADKRRKEQFGLLKQTLGRLGEPVIRRAMNIAMRVMGRQFVMGETIADAVERAKEKEKKGYVYSYDMLGEGARTMKDADRYYDAYVKAIKEIGKAAAGRGPKRSPGISVKLSAIHPRYEFLHAGRVMAEIPPKLKALCMMAKEYDIGLTVDAEEADRLDISLDVIETVFRDPDLEGWTGFGLAVQAYQKRAIHVIEWLRTLTLEVGRSMMVRLVKGAYWDTEIKMTQQAGVDGFPVFTRKSSTDVSYHACANRLLDYRDSIYPQFATHNAYSASVIIELAGDDKDGFEFQCLHGMGDTLYDQVVTQEKIQCRVYAPVGEHEDLLAYLVRRLLENGANSSFVNAIVDDEKPVESLLEDPVEKTQRLKTRYNKQISAPRDLYAPERDNSRGLDLTDVNAVHALQHELARWKNYYVVTDGKLPEGATAVLNPANKSDVVGFHHYAEQKQMTEALDKAHNGFAAWSKRSVEERADILERTAFALERHMGELIAICIREAGKVTQDSIDEVREAVDFCRYYAVRARELDEDQRFVPRGVVLCISPWNFPLAIFLGQVVAALATGNTVVAKPAEQTSMIAKRALEIMHTVGLPEDALQLIIAPGKHVGSTLLPDERIKAVMFTGSTQTGTLISQLLAERGGEQVPLIAETGGQNCMIVDSTALPEQVVDDVVHSGFQSAGQRCSALRVLYVQEDIADDLTDMLIGAMKELSIGDPALLSTDVGPVIDEKAFNSLKQHEEAMQDKGKLLYQCKIPEGCNDGYFFPPTLYEIKSIDVLEREVFGPVIHIVRFKGKEIGEVVDKINSTGFGLTMGIHSRIEERANELAARSRAGNVYVNRNMIGAIVGVQPFGGRGLSGTGPKAGGPNYLRRLMQERATPKPSQVDDIDNLDAALSGEKQDAEAATRLMNQGVNVEAQWRHTPLNDRISMVRQLLAKLARVDIVDELADDLNRTLATARQQLTTVERTLSKPTQLPGPTGESNKLYLEPRGVLVCFADKGVTFEYWTLSIVTALATGNVVVSVVSDLFYEEALEFQKHFNKTGAAEGVFQVARLSHLNDLLMHEHLAGVVVDSHTERTAQIAAMLSSRKGAILPVITAEYNDNLIQRLLTEKTISIDTTASGGNTSLMTLVEDDE; the protein is encoded by the coding sequence ATGCTCACTAATGACAATCTTAATACGCTGCCTTCTATTCGTCAGCGCATCCGCGACCACTACCGTATCGATGAATCCACCGCGATAGATCAAATTCTGCCTGTTGCCGAAGTCAATCCGAGAGCACGAAGCCGTGCCTGGGAGCGTGCACGTAAAATGGTGTTGCAAATCCGCCGGGAGCAGGAAAGTCATGGCGGCGTTGATGCCTTACTTAATGAGTATTCGCTGTCTACCGCTGAAGGTGTGGTGTTGATGTGTCTGGCCGAAGCGTTACTTCGTGTGCCGGATAAAGCCACTCAGGACGAGCTTATCCGTGACAAACTGTCAAAAGGTCAGTGGACTCCGCACCTGGGGAACTCAGATTCCATGTTCGTTAACGCATCGGCATGGGGTCTTCTGTTAACCGGTAACATGGTTAACTATGCGGACAAGCGTCGCAAAGAGCAGTTCGGCTTATTGAAACAGACCCTTGGCAGATTGGGTGAACCGGTTATCCGCCGGGCAATGAACATCGCTATGCGGGTAATGGGCCGTCAGTTTGTTATGGGTGAAACCATTGCTGATGCGGTAGAGCGGGCGAAAGAGAAAGAGAAGAAAGGTTACGTCTATTCTTACGACATGCTGGGCGAAGGTGCCCGCACCATGAAGGATGCAGATCGTTACTACGACGCTTATGTTAAGGCCATTAAAGAAATCGGCAAAGCGGCAGCAGGTCGCGGGCCCAAGCGTTCTCCCGGGATTTCTGTCAAACTGTCGGCGATCCATCCCCGCTATGAATTTTTACATGCAGGACGGGTGATGGCGGAAATTCCGCCCAAGCTGAAAGCCCTGTGTATGATGGCGAAAGAGTACGACATTGGCCTGACTGTTGACGCTGAAGAAGCGGATCGTCTGGACATTTCTCTGGACGTCATCGAAACCGTGTTCCGCGACCCGGACCTTGAGGGCTGGACAGGATTTGGTCTGGCAGTTCAGGCTTATCAGAAGCGGGCTATTCATGTTATTGAATGGTTACGCACGCTGACACTGGAAGTGGGCCGCAGCATGATGGTGCGGCTGGTTAAAGGCGCTTACTGGGATACAGAAATTAAAATGACCCAGCAGGCCGGTGTGGACGGTTTCCCTGTATTTACACGGAAGTCCTCGACTGACGTGTCTTACCATGCCTGTGCTAACCGCTTGCTGGACTACCGTGATTCGATTTACCCTCAGTTTGCTACCCACAATGCGTACAGCGCATCGGTGATCATTGAACTGGCCGGTGATGACAAAGACGGGTTTGAGTTCCAGTGTCTTCACGGTATGGGCGACACCCTGTACGACCAGGTCGTGACGCAGGAAAAAATTCAGTGCCGGGTATATGCGCCGGTGGGTGAGCATGAAGATCTGCTGGCTTACCTGGTTCGCCGCCTGTTGGAAAACGGGGCGAACTCATCTTTCGTTAACGCAATTGTTGATGATGAAAAGCCGGTTGAATCACTGTTGGAAGACCCGGTTGAAAAAACCCAGCGTCTTAAAACCCGTTACAACAAGCAAATCAGTGCCCCACGGGATCTGTACGCGCCGGAGCGTGACAACTCCCGCGGTCTCGACCTCACTGATGTTAACGCCGTGCACGCGCTTCAGCATGAACTGGCCCGCTGGAAAAATTATTATGTGGTAACTGACGGTAAATTACCGGAAGGGGCTACGGCAGTTCTGAACCCTGCCAATAAATCTGATGTGGTGGGTTTCCATCATTATGCAGAACAAAAACAAATGACAGAAGCGCTGGACAAAGCCCACAACGGTTTTGCGGCCTGGTCAAAACGTTCTGTGGAAGAACGGGCGGACATTCTTGAACGCACAGCTTTTGCTCTTGAGCGGCATATGGGCGAACTGATTGCCATTTGTATCCGTGAAGCAGGTAAAGTTACGCAGGACAGTATCGACGAAGTCCGTGAAGCTGTGGATTTCTGTCGTTACTATGCCGTCCGCGCCCGTGAGCTGGACGAGGATCAGCGTTTTGTTCCCCGTGGTGTTGTGTTGTGTATCAGTCCCTGGAACTTCCCGCTGGCGATTTTCTTAGGTCAGGTGGTGGCAGCGTTAGCGACCGGTAATACGGTGGTGGCGAAGCCTGCTGAACAAACCAGTATGATCGCTAAACGTGCGCTGGAAATTATGCACACAGTGGGTCTGCCGGAAGATGCTCTGCAACTGATTATTGCGCCCGGCAAGCATGTCGGCAGTACATTACTGCCTGATGAGCGCATTAAAGCGGTGATGTTCACCGGTTCAACCCAAACCGGTACGTTGATTTCCCAGTTACTGGCAGAGCGGGGCGGTGAGCAGGTTCCTCTGATTGCTGAAACCGGTGGTCAGAACTGTATGATTGTTGATTCAACGGCCTTGCCTGAGCAGGTGGTGGATGATGTGGTTCATTCTGGCTTCCAGAGCGCCGGTCAGCGCTGTTCTGCATTGCGGGTGCTTTACGTTCAGGAAGACATTGCTGATGATTTAACTGACATGCTCATCGGCGCGATGAAGGAACTGAGTATCGGCGATCCGGCCCTTCTCAGTACTGACGTAGGTCCTGTGATTGACGAAAAAGCTTTCAACAGCCTGAAACAGCATGAAGAAGCGATGCAGGATAAAGGTAAATTGCTTTACCAGTGCAAGATCCCGGAAGGATGCAATGACGGGTATTTCTTCCCGCCAACTCTGTACGAGATTAAGAGTATTGATGTGCTGGAGCGTGAAGTTTTCGGTCCGGTCATTCATATCGTCCGCTTTAAAGGTAAAGAGATCGGCGAAGTGGTGGACAAGATCAACAGCACCGGTTTTGGCCTGACAATGGGCATTCACTCCCGTATTGAAGAAAGGGCAAACGAACTGGCCGCCCGCAGCCGTGCCGGTAACGTTTATGTCAACCGCAATATGATTGGCGCCATCGTCGGCGTACAGCCATTCGGCGGACGGGGATTATCCGGTACCGGGCCTAAAGCCGGCGGTCCAAACTATCTGCGCCGTCTGATGCAGGAACGTGCTACACCGAAGCCTTCTCAGGTCGACGATATCGATAATCTGGATGCTGCATTATCCGGTGAGAAGCAGGATGCCGAAGCTGCAACCCGCCTGATGAATCAGGGTGTTAATGTTGAGGCGCAATGGCGACATACTCCGCTGAACGACCGTATCTCTATGGTGCGTCAGTTACTGGCAAAACTTGCCAGAGTCGACATTGTTGATGAACTGGCGGATGACTTAAACCGCACCCTGGCAACCGCCCGTCAGCAACTGACAACGGTTGAACGCACATTGTCCAAACCCACACAGCTTCCGGGGCCGACTGGTGAGTCTAACAAGCTTTACCTTGAACCCCGTGGTGTACTGGTTTGTTTCGCCGATAAAGGCGTGACATTCGAATACTGGACGTTGTCTATCGTGACTGCACTGGCAACCGGTAACGTAGTGGTATCAGTAGTATCTGATCTGTTTTATGAAGAAGCGCTGGAATTCCAGAAGCACTTTAATAAAACCGGTGCCGCTGAGGGAGTATTCCAGGTAGCAAGATTAAGTCATTTAAATGACCTGCTTATGCACGAACATCTGGCCGGTGTGGTGGTGGATTCTCACACTGAACGTACTGCTCAGATTGCGGCCATGTTATCTTCCCGCAAGGGCGCTATTCTGCCGGTAATTACCGCAGAATATAACGATAACCTGATCCAACGTCTGCTTACCGAGAAAACCATCAGTATTGATACCACCGCATCCGGCGGTAATACTTCGCTGATGACGCTGGTGGAAGACGACGAGTAA
- a CDS encoding TIGR04211 family SH3 domain-containing protein — MLRKWLTIALIGLSIQVFAQEDSIEESLQLEASSSNYIRDDLFVFLHTGAGRNYRILGSVAAGTPITVLDRNNETEFTQIKDNEGRTGWVETRFISNEMSYAEKIPLLTQRLADSEASVQGLQSENERLKQQLNATRQELKQLQDETGDQTTQITRLTNKLEQQSKDEMIKWFTWGGIVAGGGVLLGVILTFLPKKRRRNDEWM; from the coding sequence ATGTTACGAAAATGGCTGACCATCGCATTAATTGGTCTTTCAATCCAGGTTTTCGCACAGGAGGATTCCATTGAAGAATCTCTGCAGCTGGAAGCTTCTTCTTCAAATTATATCCGCGACGATCTTTTCGTATTTCTTCATACGGGTGCGGGCCGGAACTACCGGATTTTAGGCTCTGTGGCCGCCGGAACGCCCATTACTGTACTGGACAGAAATAACGAGACAGAGTTTACGCAGATAAAAGATAATGAAGGCCGCACTGGCTGGGTAGAAACCCGTTTTATCAGTAATGAAATGTCTTATGCCGAGAAAATTCCGTTGCTGACTCAGCGCCTGGCTGACAGCGAAGCCAGCGTACAGGGTTTACAGTCAGAGAATGAAAGGCTGAAACAGCAACTGAACGCGACCCGTCAGGAACTGAAACAACTTCAGGACGAAACCGGCGATCAGACAACTCAGATTACCCGTCTTACCAATAAGCTGGAACAGCAGAGTAAAGATGAGATGATCAAGTGGTTTACCTGGGGCGGTATTGTTGCCGGTGGTGGCGTACTGCTTGGCGTGATCCTTACCTTCCTGCCGAAGAAGCGTCGTCGTAACGACGAATGGATGTAA
- a CDS encoding CYTH domain-containing protein, whose translation MSEIEIKFVTRDNALPAFVEKVLPAFEQAGFSISREPEMRLQNDYYDTADHLFQQEKMGFRVRGNNGRFEQTMKTHGKVSGGLHERAEYNVALDGAEPDLRLFPGDVWPEGWQIEQVNDNLQRQFSTHFVRTAFDVEWDGACVEVVIDEGEASTGKNSSPIHEIELELKQGEVSHLFTLAKLITENTPVRLSDVSKAAQGYQLLNGLSPVISQMQPYLKLEQGTSTEEAFCRAVQQALSHWQKHEHLYFETGSVKMLGEIVKSARLLLQTVSLYLPVLQCPQLLSVHQLLMKYMQVWLWQDDLQSLRYLLSKKSLFNKCLSRYPALTSYLQGRKAGLIHAHTPDEILYSKQTNTLKVLVAQLLQEKPWRQHSTAYSLPVMEHAQGWLSQGWQTVQQTMPGSRTMTPENYLAIGVLLRQTLWNGFLLADLFDEERHHFRAPWLDILTGIDELKALMMLRGLATESELDELSDVFSWVDDKIANLMHVMERTRQAGMQGDVYW comes from the coding sequence ATGTCGGAAATAGAAATAAAATTTGTTACCCGCGACAATGCTTTACCTGCATTTGTCGAAAAAGTGCTGCCTGCCTTTGAGCAGGCTGGTTTCAGCATTTCCCGTGAGCCGGAAATGCGCTTGCAGAACGATTATTACGATACCGCAGACCACCTTTTCCAGCAGGAAAAGATGGGCTTCCGCGTCCGTGGTAACAATGGCCGTTTTGAACAGACCATGAAAACCCATGGCAAAGTCAGCGGCGGTTTGCATGAGCGTGCCGAGTACAATGTGGCCCTTGACGGTGCTGAGCCGGACTTGCGCCTGTTTCCCGGGGATGTCTGGCCGGAAGGCTGGCAGATTGAGCAGGTAAACGACAACTTGCAGCGCCAGTTCAGTACCCATTTCGTAAGAACCGCGTTCGATGTTGAATGGGACGGCGCATGTGTAGAAGTAGTGATTGACGAAGGTGAAGCCAGTACGGGTAAGAACAGCTCTCCCATCCATGAGATTGAGCTGGAACTGAAACAGGGCGAAGTCTCTCATCTGTTTACACTGGCAAAGTTGATCACAGAAAACACGCCTGTGCGCCTGAGCGACGTGTCTAAAGCTGCGCAGGGCTACCAGTTGCTTAACGGGCTGTCGCCGGTTATTTCTCAAATGCAGCCTTATTTAAAGCTGGAGCAGGGTACATCAACCGAAGAGGCTTTCTGCCGGGCAGTGCAGCAAGCATTGTCTCACTGGCAGAAACATGAGCATCTGTATTTCGAAACCGGGTCTGTGAAGATGCTCGGCGAAATCGTTAAAAGTGCACGCCTGTTGTTGCAGACAGTATCTTTGTATCTGCCTGTTCTGCAATGCCCGCAATTATTGTCAGTGCATCAGTTGCTGATGAAATATATGCAAGTCTGGTTATGGCAGGATGATCTGCAGAGCCTTCGCTATCTGTTGTCGAAAAAGAGTCTGTTTAATAAATGCCTGAGTCGTTATCCGGCACTGACCAGTTATTTGCAGGGCAGAAAAGCCGGGTTAATTCATGCACACACACCTGATGAAATACTGTACAGTAAACAAACTAATACGTTAAAAGTATTAGTTGCTCAGTTATTGCAGGAAAAACCCTGGCGCCAGCATTCAACTGCATACAGTCTGCCGGTAATGGAACATGCGCAGGGGTGGTTATCTCAGGGCTGGCAAACGGTACAACAAACCATGCCGGGCAGCAGAACAATGACACCCGAAAATTATCTGGCCATTGGTGTATTGCTGAGACAAACCTTGTGGAACGGTTTTCTGCTGGCTGATTTATTTGATGAAGAACGGCATCATTTCCGCGCGCCATGGTTAGACATTCTTACCGGAATTGACGAATTAAAAGCGTTAATGATGCTGCGGGGCCTTGCTACTGAATCTGAGCTGGACGAACTGTCAGATGTATTCAGTTGGGTGGATGATAAGATTGCTAATTTGATGCATGTCATGGAGAGAACCAGACAAGCCGGTATGCAGGGCGACGTATACTGGTAA